The Methylobacterium durans nucleotide sequence GTTGAGCTGGTCGTTCTTGTAGTAGAACTCGATGATCGAGCGCGGCAGCTGCGTGCCTTCCTCGAGGCCGAGCCGCGTCGCCAGCGAGCCCGCGGCCACGTTCCGCACAACGACCTCGAGCGGGATGATCTCGACCTCGCGGATCAGCTGCTCGCGCATGTTCAGGCGGCGGATGAAGTGGGTCGGCACGCCGATGTCGTTGAGGTGCTGGAAGACGAATTCCGAGATCCGGTTGTTCAGCACGCCCTTGCCGTCGATCACCTCGTGCTTCTTCGCGTTGAAGGCGGTCGCGTCGTCCTTGAAGTGCTGGATGAGCGTTCCGGGCTCGGGACCTTCGTAGAGGACCTTCGCCTTGCCCTCGTAGATGCGACGGCGGCGGTTCATAGGCGTGTACCGTGGTTTGAGGAAGTCCATGGGCCGTGACTCCTTGGCGACCAAACGATGTGCGGAATCCGCGGCGTGGCGGCCTGATCGAAGGCCGGGCCGCACGCGCTTATCGTTGCCGATCGCCCCCGGCGGCCGGCAGCCAAAGTACCCGAAGCGGGTTTGCAGCACAACGCGTTAGCCTTGCGCGCGATCCCGTCGCGCACCGGGTGCAGGGCCCAGGCGGGAGCGGCGGGGGCCCTGTCAGACGGTCTTCGAGGGATAGCGGCAGAGATCGTTGATAGGGCAGCGCGGGCATTCGGGGCGTCGCGCCTTGCAGGTGTAGCGCCCGAACAGGATCAGCCAGTGATGGGCATTGAGCCGGTAGGGCGCGGGCACGATCGCCTCCAGGCCCGCCTGCACCTTGTCGGTCGTCGGCGCGACGACGAGGGGGATCCGGTTCGAGACCCGGAAGATGTGCGTGTCGACCGCGATCGTCTCGACGCCGAACGCGACGTTGAGCACCACGCTCGCCGTCTTGGTCCCGACTCCGGGCAGGATCTCCAGCGCCTCTCGCGAGCGGGGCACCGTCCCGCCGTGGCGCTCGACGAGGATTTCAGAGAGGGCGATGACGTTCTTCGCCTTCGTGTTGAACAGGCCGATCGTCCGGATGAAGTCGCGCACCCGCTCCTCACCGAGGGCGAGCATCTTCTCTGGCGTGTCGGCGACGGCGAAGAGCGGAGCCGTCGCGAGGTTGACGCTGCGGTCGGTCGCCTGGGCGGAGAGGACCACCGCGACGAGGAGCGTGTAGGGATCCCGGTACGCGAGCTCGGCGCGCGGCTCCGGGTTGAGGGCGCTGAGCCGCGCGAAAACCTCCGCCACGGCCTCCGGTCCGACGGGCTGCGGCGCCGTCTCCACACGCGCGACGAGCGGGTGAGCGAGCTCCGCCGCGACGCTGCTTTTCCCGGTGCGGATCGACTTACGGGCGGCCATGACCGCCTTATATTGTGCGCATGGCGAGCGGCAACCTTCCGGCCCATCCCGACGGCCTCGACCCGGACGCGATCGACCGGCCTGTCTTCTCGGCGACGATCCGGCCGCACCGGTCGCTCGGGCGGACCGGCTTCCGCATCGTCATGATCGGCTGCTGCCTCGTCTCCCTCGTCACCTCGATCTGGTGCATCCGAATGGGCTTCTGGCCGGTGGCGGGCTTCTTCGGCATCGACATGCTGGCGCTCTACGCCGCCCTGACGGTCAGCGCCCGCCGCGGGCGCTCCTTCGAGGAGGTGATGATCTCGCAGATCGAGGTGTTGCTCGCACGGGTGAGCCATCGGGGGGAGCGCCGCGAGTGGCGGTTCAACCCGCTCTGGACCAAGCTCGCGCGGGTGGAGGACGAGGAGTACGGATTGCAGCGCCTCACCCTGGTCTCCCGCCGCGAGGAGGTGATCGTGGCCAGGGACGCGTCGCCGGACGAGCGGGCGCGCATCGCGAACGGGCTCGATCGCGCGCTGGCGGCCGTGAAGAAGGGCTATTGAGGGCCGCCGCCCGCCGGTTCCGTCATCGGCCTGTCGCAGGATTTTCATCGCCCCGTGATTTTTGGTGTTGACGGTTGGGTGGGTGGTCCGTATACCGCTGCTCATCGGCGCCGGCCGCGGGAGTGGACCGGGCGCTGAAACGTCTCTTGGACAATCTGGGCTTTGGGCTCGGCATGCGTGTCGGGCGGGGTCTGGTTTGTCTCTTTCGGGTTCGTTTACGGGCCTGGGCTCTTTGACAAGTTGATCTGAGGAAGAGAAGCGTGGACGGCGTGTGTCCTTGCGGGTCTGGCTTTTGAGCTGGACTGTGAGTGATGCAGGCTGTTTACGGTTTCGATGGCTCACGGCTATCTGGGCGGCGACGTCTGGGTGGTTTTGTGAGTCTTCTGTCAACGTGATCAGCTATGATTGAACTCTTCAACTTGAGAGTTTGATCCTGGCTCAGAGCGAACGCTGGCGGCAGGCTTAACACATGCAAGTCGAACGCATCCTTCGGGGTGAGTGGCAGACGGGTGAGTAACACGTGGGAACGTGCCCTTCGGTTCGGAATAACTCATGGAAACGTGAGCTAATACCGGATACGCCCTTTTGGGGAAAGGTTTACTGCCGAAGGATCGGCCCGCGTCTGATTAGCTAGTTGGTGGGGTAATGGCCTACCAAGGCGACGATCAGTAGCTGGTCTGAGAGGATGATCAGCCACACTGGGACTGAGACACGGCCCAGACTCCTACGGGAGGCAGCAGTGGGGAATATTGGACAATGGGCGCAAGCCTGATCCAGCCATGCCGCGTGAGTGATGAAGGCCTTAGGGTTGTAAAGCTCTTTTGTCCGGGACGATAATGACGGTACCGGAAGAATAAGCCCCGGCTAACTTCGTGCCAGCAGCCGCGGTAATACGAAGGGGGCTAGCGTTGCTCGGAATCACTGGGCGTAAAGGGCGCGTAGGCGGCCATTTAAGTCGGGGGTGAAAGCCTGTGGCTCAACCACAGAATTGCCTTCGATACTGGATGGCTTGAGACCGGAAGAGGTAAGTGGAACTGCGAGTGTAGAGGTGAAATTCGTAGATATTCGCAAGAACACCAGTGGCGAAGGCGGCTTACTGGTCCGGATCTGACGCTGAGGCGCGAAAGCGTGGGGAGCAAACAGGATTAGATACCCTGGTAGTCCACGCCGTAAACGATGAATGCTAGCTGTTGGGGTGCTTGCACTTCAGTAGCGCAGCTAACGCTTTAAGCATTCCGCCTGGGGAGTACGGTCGCAAGATTAAAACTCAAAGGAATTGACGGGGGCCCGCACAAGCGGTGGAGCATGTGGTTTAATTCGAAGCAACGCGCAGAACCTTACCATCCTTTGACATGGCGTGTTACCCAGAGAGATTTGGGGTCCTCTTCGGAGGCGCGCACACAGGTGCTGCATGGCTGTCGTCAGCTCGTGTCGTGAGATGTTGGGTTAAGTCCCGCAACGAGCGCAACCCACGTCCTTAGTTGCCATCATTCAGTTGGGCACTCTAGGGAGACTGCCGGTGATAAGCCGCGAGGAAGGTGTGGATGACGTCAAGTCCTCATGGCCCTTACGGGATGGGCTACACACGTGCTACAATGGCGGTGACAATGGGAAGCGAAGGGGCGACCTGGAGCAAATCCCCAAAAACCGTCTCAGTTCAGATTGCACTCTGCAACTCGAGTGCATGAAGGCGGAATCGCTAGTAATCGTGGATCAGCATGCCACGGTGAATACGTTCCCGGGCCTTGTACACACCGCCCGTCACACCATGGGAGTTGGTCTTACCCGACGGCGCTGCGCCAACCGCAAGGGGGCAGGCGACCACGGTAGGGTCAGCGACTGGGGTGAAGTCGTAACAAGGTAGCCGTAGGGGAACCTGCGGCTGGATCACCTCCTTTCTAAGGATGCTGTTTTGCCGGAGCCGACGGCTTGTCCGTCCCTCCCATCACGGCGTCGTTGGATGATAGGGACCTGTCAGGGTCCCGTTTTGCGGGACGCCGCCGTCCTCGTTTCTCTTTCTCATCATCCGGATCGGGTGACCGGGCTTCTGCCGAGGGCGGGGGTTTGGGTCGCACGGGGCCTGTAGCTCAGGTGGTTAGAGCGCACCCCTGATAAGGGTGAGGTCGGACGTTCGAGTCGTCCCAGGCCCACCAGATCGGGGACATAGCTCAGCTGGGAGAGCGCGTGCTTTGCAAGCATGAGGTCGTCGGTTCGATCCCGTCTGTCTCCACCATGGGTCGGCGAGGTCTGGCGCGCTTTGGGCGCGACGGGCCGATCCTGTCCGGGATCCGGATGAGCACAGGTTTGCGGTACCGCTGGTCCCTTGGGGACTTGCGGGTTCTGCGAAGGTATTCTGACATCGTGAAGAGGGAATGTGGCCGTGTCGGCAGCGAGAGCTGGTCCGGTTCGGTCATGTTCGGCAAGCATAAGGTGGCGGGTCCCGAGAGGGTCCTGTCACCGGTCTTTTTGTGACCGTGTTGCCTGATCGGCAGCCGCTGCGCGGCGGCTGATCGGGGCGAACATCGATCACGAGAGCGATCAAGTGCCTTAAGAGCATTCGGTGGATGCCTTGGCGCTGAGAGGCGATGAAGGACGTGGTACGCTGCGATAAGCCTTGGGGAGCTGCGAACGAGCTTTGATCCAGGGATTTCCGAATGGGGAAACCCACCTTCGACCCTTCGTATTGTGAGGCCACGGGGCGACCCGTGGGCTCGCATTACGGTGGGTCATGTGAAGGTATCAGATCCTGAATCCATAGGGGTTTGAAGCGAACCCGGGGAACTGAAACATCTAAGTACCCGGAGGAAAGGACATCAACGAGACTCCGTCAGTAGTGGCGAGCGAACGCGGATCAGGCCAGCGCCTGCGATGAGTTTACCGGAACGGTCTGGAATGGCCGGCGAGATGGGTGACAGCCCCGTACGGGACGGACGATTTGCAGGCCACGAGTAGGGCGGGACACGTGAAATCCTGTCTGAACATGGGGGGACCACCCTCCAAGCCTAAGTACTCCTCAGCGACCGATAGCGAACCAGTACCGTGAGGGAAAGGTGAAAAGCACCCCGACGAGGGGAGTGAAACAGTACCTGAAACCGGATGCTTACAAACAGTGGGAGCTCAAGGTTCGTCCTGGGTGACCGCGTACCTTTTGTATAATGGGTCAGCGACTTAAAGTTACGAGCGAGCTTAAGCCGGTAGGTGGAGGCGCAGCGAAAGCGAGTCTGAACAGGGCGTTCAGTTCGTGGCTTTAGACCCGAAACCGAGTGATCTAGCCATGTGCAGGATGAAGGTGGGGTAACACCCACTGGAGGTCCGAACCAGTGCCCGTTGAAAAGGTCTTGGATGACGTGTGGCTAGGGGTGAAAGGCCAATCAAACTCGGAAATAGCTGGTTCTCCGCGAAAGCTATTTAGGTAGCGCCTCGCGTGTATGTCCCAGGGGGTAGAGCACTGGATGGGCTAGGGCCGCCCACAGCGGTACCAAACTCAACCAAACTCCGAATACCTGGGAACTTGCGCGGGAGACACACGGCGGGTGCTAACGTCCGTCGTGGAGAGGGAAACAACCCTGACCGACAGCTAAGGCCCCCAATTCGTGGCTAAGTGGGAAAGGATGTGGGACTCCCAAAACAACCAGGAGGTTGGCTTAGAAGCAGCCATCCTTTAAAGAAAGCGTAACAGCTCACTGGTCTAAACAAGGGGTCCTGCGCCGAAAATGTATCGGGGCTCAAGCCACGAGCCGAAGCTTCGGGTGTGTACATTGTACACGCGGTAGCGGAGCGTTCCCTAGGCCTGTGAAGGGATACCTGTGAGGGGTCCTGGAGGTATGGGAAGTGCGAATGCTGACATGAGTAACGACAAAGAGTGTGAAAGACACTCTCGCCGAAAGTCCAAGGGTTCCTGCGTAAAGTTAATCTTCGCAGGGTTAGCCGGCCCCTAAGGCGAGGCCGAAAGGCGTAGTCGATGGGAATGGGGTGAATATTCCCCAGCCAGCGGATGGTGACGGATGCCGTGAGTTGTTCGACCTTATCGGATTGGTCGGGCAGCGAAGGGGTCCCAGGAAACAGCCTCCGCGTGAGACCGTACCCGAAACCGACACAGGTGGACAGGTAGAGTATACCAAGGCGCTTGAGAGAACGATGCTGAAGGAACTCGGCAATTTGCCTCCGTAACTTCGGGATAAGGAGGCCTTGCACGCGGGCAACCGTGTGTGAGGGGCACAGACCAGGGGGTGGCGACTGTTTATCTAAAACACAGGGCTCTGCGAAGTCTGTAAGACGACGTATAGGGCCTGACGCCTGCCCGGTGCCGGAAGGTTAAGAGGAGAGGTGAGAGCCTTGAATTGAAGCCCCGGTAAACGGCGGCCGTAACTATAACGGTCCTAAGGTAGCGAAATTCCTTGTCGGGTAAGTTCCGACCTGCACGAATGGCGTAACGATCTCCCCGCTGTCTCCAGCATCGGCTCAGTGAAATTGAATTCCCCGTGAAGATGCGGGGTTCCTGCGGTCAGACGGAAAGACCCCGTGCACCTTTACTGTAGCTTTGCGCTGGCCTTCGTGTCGGCATGTGTAGGATAGGTGGTAGGCTTTGAAGTTCGGGCGCCAGCCTGGATGGAGCCACCCTTGAAATACCACCCTTGACGATATGGTGGTCTAACCGCGGCCCTTGATCGGGGTCCGGGACCGCGCATGGCAGGCAGTTTGACTGGGGCGGTCGCCTCCCAAAGCGTAACGGAGGCGTACGAAGGTGGGCTCAGACCGGTCGGAAATCGGTCGTCGAGTGCAATGGCATAAGCCCGCTTGACTGCGAGACGGACATGTCGAGCAGAGACGAAAGTCGGTCATAGTGATCCGGTGGTCCCGCGTGGGTGGGCCATCGCTCAACGGATAAAAGGTACGCCGGGGATAACAGGCTGATGACCCCCAAGAGTCCATATCGACGGGGTCGTTTGGCACCTCGATGTCGGCTCATCACATCCTGGGGCTGGAGAAGGTCCCAAGGGTTCGGCTGTTCGCCGATTAAAGTGGTACGTGAGCTGGGTTCAGAACGTCGTGAGACAGTTCGGTCCCTATCTGCCGTGGGTGTCGGAGTTTTGAGAGGATTTGTCCCTAGTACGAGAGGACCGGGATGAACGTACCTCTGGTGGACCTGTTGTGGCGCCAGCCGCAGTGCAGGGTAGCTATGTACGGACGGGATAACCGCTGAAGGCATCTAAGCGGGAAACCCACCTCGAAACGAGAACTCCCTTGAGAGCCGTGGAAGACGACCACGTTGATAGGCCGGATGTGCAAGCGCGGTGACGCGTTGAGCTGACCGGTACTAATCGCTCGATTGAACTTGATCGCTCCCGTGATCCATGTTCGCCAACACCAGCACAACCACACGAAAGACCCGAGAGAGACGCGCGCAGCCCTGCCCGCGGCTCGCTCGCACGCTTGCCGAACGCTGCTGTCCGCCGGCCTGGTGGTTCGAGCGGTGCGCACAAAACCCGATCCCATCTCGAACTCGGCCGTTAAACGCACCAGCGCCCATGGTACTGTGTCTCAAGGCACGGGAGAGTCGGTCGCCGCCAGGCCTGCCAACAGCAGCACACACGCACAACACCGCGTGGAAAACCCTCGACACGATCCGCAGAAACCGGCCGGTCCCAACGAAACCGGCCCCGGCGCGGGGTGGAGCAGCCCGGTAGCTCGTCAGGCTCATAACCTGAAGGTCACAGGTTCAAATCCTGTCCCCGCAACCAGATCACAAAAGGCCCGTCGCAACCGCGACGGGCCTTTTTCGTGTTCGGCGCGTGGCCGCTCAGCGATTTCGCATGATGATCCAGATCGCGTGGATCATGCCCGGAACCCCGCCGAGGAGCGTGAGCAGGATGTTCAGCAGGAACTGGAGGCCGATCCCCTCCGTGATGAGGACGGCGATCGGCGGCAGGAAGATGGCGAGCAGGATGCGGACGAGGTTCGACACGGGAGCTCCGGGGGAGGGGGC carries:
- the purC gene encoding phosphoribosylaminoimidazolesuccinocarboxamide synthase, whose product is MDFLKPRYTPMNRRRRIYEGKAKVLYEGPEPGTLIQHFKDDATAFNAKKHEVIDGKGVLNNRISEFVFQHLNDIGVPTHFIRRLNMREQLIREVEIIPLEVVVRNVAAGSLATRLGLEEGTQLPRSIIEFYYKNDQLNDPMVSEEHITAFGWATPQEIDDIMALAIRVNDFLSGLFLGVGIRLVDFKMETGRLWEGDLMRIVVADEISPDSCRLWDIKSSDKLDKDRFRKDLGGLIEAYTEVAKRLGIMSENEKVQTGGPRLVQ
- a CDS encoding YqaE/Pmp3 family membrane protein; translation: MSNLVRILLAIFLPPIAVLITEGIGLQFLLNILLTLLGGVPGMIHAIWIIMRNR
- the nth gene encoding endonuclease III, with protein sequence MAARKSIRTGKSSVAAELAHPLVARVETAPQPVGPEAVAEVFARLSALNPEPRAELAYRDPYTLLVAVVLSAQATDRSVNLATAPLFAVADTPEKMLALGEERVRDFIRTIGLFNTKAKNVIALSEILVERHGGTVPRSREALEILPGVGTKTASVVLNVAFGVETIAVDTHIFRVSNRIPLVVAPTTDKVQAGLEAIVPAPYRLNAHHWLILFGRYTCKARRPECPRCPINDLCRYPSKTV
- a CDS encoding DUF2244 domain-containing protein, which encodes MASGNLPAHPDGLDPDAIDRPVFSATIRPHRSLGRTGFRIVMIGCCLVSLVTSIWCIRMGFWPVAGFFGIDMLALYAALTVSARRGRSFEEVMISQIEVLLARVSHRGERREWRFNPLWTKLARVEDEEYGLQRLTLVSRREEVIVARDASPDERARIANGLDRALAAVKKGY